In Deinococcus puniceus, one genomic interval encodes:
- the kynU gene encoding kynureninase, with the protein MRRDLFAMPPGIYMDGNSLGVMPHAAREAVLRRLDDWQHDSVHGWDKWFGLAESLSPGVARLVGALPHEVMATGSITSNLHSLMATLYHPQPGDTRRHLVATSLDFPSDVYAMQSWADMHGAELRLIPSRDGQTLTTEDILATLTDDVAVVLLPTVLYRSGQLLDIPGLTAEAQARGILIGWDAAHSVGSVPHDLHGSGADFAVWCHYKYVNAGPGAPGGLFLHERHHGRMPALRGWWGHDKTSQFEMAHNFRPAAGAGGYQLGTPPVLALAGLEGALEVFATVEMEDIRTRSLALTDHLIALADAHLPELKMVTPRDHAVRGGHVALAHPDALALSVALRERGIIPDFRQPDILRLAPVALYTTEAEIEETVRVLRDLLDTGSYKAAREVGLVT; encoded by the coding sequence ATGAGACGCGACCTTTTTGCGATGCCCCCCGGCATCTACATGGACGGCAACAGCCTCGGCGTGATGCCCCACGCGGCGCGGGAAGCGGTGCTGCGGCGCTTGGACGATTGGCAGCACGACTCGGTACACGGCTGGGACAAGTGGTTCGGGCTGGCCGAAAGCCTGTCGCCGGGGGTGGCGCGGCTGGTAGGAGCCTTGCCGCACGAGGTCATGGCAACCGGCAGCATCACCTCCAATCTGCACTCGCTGATGGCGACCCTGTACCACCCGCAGCCCGGAGACACGCGGCGGCATCTGGTGGCTACGTCGCTGGATTTCCCCTCGGACGTGTACGCGATGCAGAGTTGGGCCGATATGCACGGTGCAGAACTCCGGTTGATTCCCAGCCGCGACGGGCAGACGCTGACTACCGAAGATATTCTGGCGACCCTCACCGACGACGTGGCTGTGGTGCTGCTGCCCACCGTGTTGTACCGCAGCGGCCAACTGCTGGATATTCCGGGCCTGACTGCCGAAGCTCAAGCACGCGGCATCTTGATCGGCTGGGACGCGGCGCATTCGGTGGGCAGCGTGCCACACGACTTGCACGGCAGCGGCGCGGATTTTGCGGTGTGGTGCCACTACAAATACGTGAACGCTGGCCCCGGCGCACCCGGCGGGCTGTTCCTGCACGAGCGGCATCATGGCCGTATGCCTGCCCTGCGCGGTTGGTGGGGCCACGACAAGACCAGCCAGTTCGAGATGGCCCACAATTTCCGGCCTGCTGCGGGTGCGGGCGGCTACCAGTTGGGCACGCCGCCTGTGCTGGCATTGGCGGGGCTAGAGGGAGCGTTGGAAGTCTTCGCCACCGTAGAAATGGAAGACATCCGCACCCGGAGTCTGGCTCTGACCGACCACCTGATCGCCCTTGCCGACGCGCATCTGCCAGAGTTGAAGATGGTCACGCCGCGCGATCATGCCGTGCGCGGCGGCCATGTGGCGCTGGCCCACCCGGACGCCCTCGCCCTCAGCGTGGCCCTGCGCGAACGCGGCATCATCCCTGATTTCCGCCAACCCGACATTCTGCGCCTTGCACCAGTGGCCCTCTACACCACCGAAGCCGAAATAGAAGAAACCGTGCGTGTGCTGCGCGATTTGCTGGATACAGGCAGCTATAAAGCGGCGCGGGAAGTGGGGTTGGTGACGTAA
- a CDS encoding cyclase family protein, whose amino-acid sequence MSTAPAALQDISRALTPGHPSWPGDPEFVLHPRGRMAAGDSVNTGELGLSTHTGTHVDAPWHYADAAEKLDAVPLSRYVGRCRVMSVQASQTQGSGEPALVGLDILNDLPDQLPPRVLLHTGQPAHWDTFPEDFTALHPDLITELGRRGVQLIGTDSPSVDPLTSKTLDAHAACFASGILILEGLNLSSVQDGEYDLMCLPMPLAGGPNKEGQYIGIDGAPARAVLLPAGTLAALEPTELEVAALSGLGE is encoded by the coding sequence ATGTCAACTGCACCCGCCGCCCTGCAAGACATCTCCCGCGCCCTGACCCCCGGCCATCCGAGTTGGCCCGGCGACCCCGAATTCGTGCTGCATCCCCGTGGACGCATGGCGGCGGGCGACAGCGTGAACACGGGCGAATTGGGCCTGAGTACACACACGGGCACGCACGTAGACGCGCCGTGGCATTACGCCGACGCCGCCGAAAAGCTGGACGCCGTGCCGCTGAGCCGCTATGTGGGCCGTTGCCGCGTGATGAGCGTGCAAGCAAGTCAAACACAGGGGAGCGGAGAGCCTGCACTCGTGGGGCTGGACATCCTCAACGACTTGCCCGATCAACTGCCGCCCCGGGTGTTGCTGCATACCGGGCAGCCCGCCCACTGGGACACCTTTCCCGAAGATTTTACAGCCCTGCACCCCGACCTGATCACGGAACTCGGGCGGCGCGGCGTGCAGCTCATCGGCACCGACAGCCCCAGCGTAGACCCCTTGACCAGCAAAACGCTGGACGCCCACGCCGCCTGCTTTGCCTCAGGCATTCTGATTCTGGAAGGCCTGAACCTGAGCAGCGTGCAGGACGGCGAATACGACCTGATGTGCCTGCCGATGCCGCTGGCAGGCGGCCCGAACAAAGAAGGCCAGTACATCGGGATAGACGGCGCACCTGCCCGCGCCGTATTGCTGCCCGCTGGGACTTTGGCGGCGTTGGAACCGACAGAACTAGAGGTGGCGGCCCTGAGTGGGCTGGGCGAATGA
- a CDS encoding tetratricopeptide repeat protein produces MRLRTLGALAVEGSGLKREKVLLLLAYLCLEGPQPRRRLADVFWPEAANPMNSLAQHLVHLRGLPGSLHEEGSRVEAALPCDAAQMRAAARSGQWQEAVSLYGGPFLESLTIPLGGDLEEWVYETREALALEMRGTLLTLGGQTAARGNTEGAGALAARALLLPGAPPPDETELPRLYHLLNLSAHPLAAQVERDARTLGVPLDSPSARIVAAAPFVGRAAELGQLAALSPGSFGWVSGPGGMGKTALLEALNRAGGWQVLSGRPEAQAAQPYATLAPLLPHPVRSAAEALSALNTPRLKVAIDDWDSVDEASREVLTLVARQAQRQEFGAVIVVTSRRHPPFEVRAHLTLGLLNPEDVPQPGLHALTDGHPTLVGAALRGQPLELGQGAKVRALPPELRDTFLLLALQDHPDLRATRAALNLHADAFARILSALTVEGLTGETGRVYAAAAIRHYLSAIYVQSQLLHLRLARALPPEAAWPHYTAARDLWEEADETRIAAVAAARADALIRRGHPGEARALLDGLPAWPELAVPHAWALLGAGQYAEALRRLDALTPPHADAPAALAARATALVRMGRHAEATALAGRVIGTGAEGAQAASVLAHAARIRESWDEARRYSRIAADLWQLNGDEEQHLSELGFVALARVRLGVAPAEAFDALLERAKGLPSVRGTMLVNYAQMLGQHDQWEQAEAALLEAVPELKTAGDVMGLASLFINLGVSLHLRGHLKSAADYYKQALNLLKGTGSIRTLGFALSNLSEIEGDLSAFEDVMEMLERAGQNELVASIRRNAQLVARLPPSPLHS; encoded by the coding sequence ATGAGACTTCGCACATTGGGGGCATTGGCCGTGGAAGGTTCGGGCCTGAAGCGCGAAAAGGTGCTGCTGCTGCTGGCGTACCTGTGCTTAGAGGGGCCGCAGCCGCGCCGCCGTCTGGCCGACGTATTCTGGCCCGAAGCCGCCAATCCCATGAACAGCCTCGCGCAACATCTGGTGCATCTGCGCGGGTTGCCGGGATCGCTGCACGAAGAAGGCAGCCGCGTAGAAGCCGCCCTGCCCTGCGACGCGGCCCAGATGCGGGCGGCGGCCAGAAGTGGGCAGTGGCAGGAAGCGGTTTCATTGTATGGCGGCCCGTTTCTGGAGAGCCTGACCATTCCGCTGGGGGGCGATCTGGAGGAATGGGTGTACGAAACGCGGGAAGCTTTGGCGCTTGAAATGCGCGGGACGCTGCTGACGCTGGGCGGGCAAACGGCGGCGCGGGGCAACACCGAAGGAGCCGGAGCGTTGGCCGCCCGCGCCCTGCTGCTGCCGGGAGCGCCCCCACCCGACGAAACCGAACTGCCGCGCCTGTACCACCTGCTGAACCTGAGCGCTCACCCGCTGGCCGCACAGGTAGAGCGCGACGCTCGCACGCTGGGCGTGCCGCTGGACAGTCCGAGTGCCCGCATCGTGGCCGCCGCGCCGTTCGTGGGCCGCGCCGCCGAATTGGGGCAACTGGCCGCCCTGTCCCCCGGCAGCTTCGGGTGGGTCAGCGGCCCTGGTGGAATGGGCAAAACCGCGCTGCTAGAGGCGCTGAACCGGGCCGGGGGCTGGCAGGTTCTGAGTGGCCGCCCAGAAGCTCAAGCTGCCCAGCCCTACGCCACGCTTGCGCCCCTGTTGCCGCACCCGGTCAGGAGTGCGGCAGAAGCCCTGAGCGCCCTGAACACTCCCCGCCTGAAAGTCGCCATTGACGACTGGGACAGCGTGGACGAGGCCAGCCGGGAGGTGCTGACCCTGGTTGCACGGCAGGCCCAACGACAAGAATTCGGAGCCGTGATCGTGGTCACGTCGCGCCGCCACCCCCCCTTCGAAGTCCGCGCTCACCTGACGCTCGGGCTGCTAAATCCTGAAGACGTGCCGCAGCCCGGCCTCCACGCCCTGACCGACGGACACCCGACGCTGGTGGGCGCGGCCCTGCGGGGGCAACCGTTGGAACTGGGGCAAGGGGCCAAAGTGCGGGCGCTGCCCCCCGAACTGCGCGACACTTTTTTGTTGCTGGCCCTGCAAGACCACCCCGATCTGCGGGCCACCCGCGCCGCGCTCAACCTGCACGCCGACGCCTTTGCCCGCATCCTGTCGGCACTGACCGTAGAGGGCCTGACCGGCGAAACGGGCCGGGTGTACGCGGCGGCGGCTATTCGTCATTACCTGTCGGCCATTTACGTGCAGTCTCAACTGTTGCACCTGCGCTTGGCCCGCGCCCTGCCGCCCGAAGCGGCTTGGCCGCACTACACCGCCGCCCGCGACCTGTGGGAAGAGGCCGACGAGACCCGAATCGCGGCTGTGGCGGCAGCCCGTGCCGACGCCCTGATCCGGCGGGGCCACCCCGGAGAAGCCCGCGCCTTGCTGGACGGCCTTCCCGCTTGGCCCGAATTGGCCGTGCCGCACGCTTGGGCGCTGCTGGGTGCGGGCCAGTACGCCGAGGCCCTGCGGCGGCTAGATGCCCTCACGCCGCCCCATGCCGACGCTCCCGCCGCGCTGGCCGCCCGCGCCACCGCACTGGTTCGCATGGGCCGCCACGCCGAGGCCACTGCGCTGGCAGGCCGAGTCATAGGTACGGGGGCGGAAGGCGCACAGGCCGCGAGTGTGCTGGCCCACGCCGCCCGAATTCGCGAAAGCTGGGACGAGGCCCGCCGCTACAGCCGCATCGCCGCTGACCTGTGGCAACTGAACGGCGACGAGGAACAACATCTGAGTGAACTGGGCTTCGTGGCGCTGGCCCGCGTGCGGTTGGGCGTGGCTCCCGCCGAAGCCTTCGACGCCTTGCTGGAGCGTGCCAAAGGGTTGCCAAGTGTGCGCGGTACGATGCTGGTGAACTACGCCCAGATGCTGGGTCAGCACGACCAATGGGAACAGGCCGAAGCCGCGTTGCTAGAGGCGGTGCCAGAACTCAAAACGGCAGGCGACGTGATGGGACTCGCATCACTTTTCATCAATCTGGGGGTGAGCCTGCATTTGCGCGGCCACCTCAAATCTGCCGCGGATTATTACAAGCAGGCCCTCAATCTCCTGAAAGGAACAGGCAGTATCCGGACTCTCGGCTTTGCCCTGAGCAACCTCAGCGAAATAGAGGGCGACCTGAGTGCCTTTGAGGACGTGATGGAGATGCTGGAGCGGGCCGGACAGAATGAACTCGTGGCTTCTATTCGCCGCAATGCCCAACTGGTGGCCCGCCTTCCGCCGAGTCCCCTGCATTCCTGA
- a CDS encoding S8 family serine peptidase, with translation MNPVHSAHHKLQISTVQTRTASFPVPVLSVSHALTLMLGLLALLMLSVANAQNTVATIPSIGTVFPSTAAPGERVWIPGPTRLTVRDTLWVGGRPTALVRDSVSGWLAFDVPKDAAGGPQGLGVNAPARQGGPVLNVLPPESAFGDVVIYVNPAAAAEIRSGFSERVKRFAAACQRGCPAELTQTLDRLSALTLPALQPLGQVSRGMVRLPSAALNPVRINPGAATVTGAPALNIQSLRLQNLTLPPLNSAAVVAARRNSSFCDWLGTTLPTSGLPTGRVLALLSALFGDDLQTDPSTTSHPSQAQAPFQNEKPGTVLEKLIGVGSGTGKGVTIHVLDTASGAGNSVSDPFVVGEPVNYYNQLYPNVPGHGSVVGQIAGTVAPGAALQYQAVCDSAGNCSTLKTVQALCAVATQARQGGRHVVNFSLGGPVPLVGLRLALQEVARLGVPTAASYGNTDDCAGLIPGDRCWHYPADWHAEFSVIGLPSLIAQKRPTMLLSVAGWDIGTQEMATYNRAMRLKGVTAPPPSVQAPGEFWFGGRPYFGTSFAAPVVAGGLALWAQCNPGVPFLPLLLTPGVAPMNLAALGTCP, from the coding sequence ATGAATCCTGTCCACTCAGCCCACCACAAGCTTCAGATCAGTACAGTGCAGACCCGCACGGCGTCCTTTCCCGTCCCAGTCCTCTCGGTTTCACACGCCTTAACGCTGATGCTCGGCCTGCTGGCTCTGCTGATGCTGAGCGTAGCCAACGCACAAAACACCGTTGCCACGATTCCCAGCATAGGCACGGTTTTTCCCAGCACAGCGGCCCCCGGCGAGCGCGTGTGGATTCCGGGGCCGACTCGCCTGACGGTGCGCGATACCCTCTGGGTGGGCGGGCGGCCTACTGCGCTGGTGCGCGATTCGGTGTCAGGCTGGCTGGCCTTCGACGTGCCAAAAGACGCAGCGGGCGGCCCCCAAGGTCTGGGCGTAAATGCCCCGGCGCGGCAGGGCGGCCCTGTGTTAAATGTCTTGCCCCCAGAGTCGGCCTTTGGCGATGTGGTGATCTACGTGAATCCAGCGGCGGCGGCAGAGATTCGCAGCGGCTTCAGCGAGCGCGTAAAACGGTTCGCGGCGGCTTGCCAGCGCGGTTGCCCCGCCGAACTGACCCAGACCCTTGACCGCCTGTCGGCCTTGACTTTGCCCGCCTTGCAACCGTTGGGCCAAGTCTCTAGAGGAATGGTGCGTTTGCCTTCTGCGGCGCTGAATCCTGTGCGAATCAATCCGGGTGCGGCCACTGTCACGGGTGCGCCTGCCCTCAACATCCAAAGTCTCAGACTTCAGAACTTGACCCTGCCGCCCCTCAACAGCGCCGCTGTGGTGGCCGCCCGCCGCAATAGCAGCTTTTGCGATTGGCTGGGCACGACTCTGCCCACGTCGGGCCTTCCCACCGGGCGCGTGTTGGCCTTGCTGAGCGCACTCTTCGGAGACGACTTGCAAACCGATCCTTCTACAACCAGCCATCCTTCACAGGCCCAAGCCCCCTTCCAAAACGAAAAACCCGGCACGGTACTGGAAAAACTGATCGGCGTAGGTAGCGGCACAGGCAAAGGCGTGACTATTCACGTGCTGGACACGGCCAGTGGCGCGGGCAACAGCGTCTCCGACCCGTTCGTGGTGGGCGAGCCAGTCAATTACTACAACCAGCTTTACCCGAATGTGCCCGGTCACGGCAGCGTCGTGGGCCAAATTGCCGGAACGGTGGCTCCCGGCGCAGCCCTGCAGTATCAGGCTGTGTGCGACAGCGCGGGCAACTGCTCCACCCTCAAGACCGTGCAGGCCCTCTGTGCTGTCGCTACGCAAGCGCGGCAGGGCGGGCGGCATGTGGTCAATTTTAGCTTGGGCGGCCCGGTGCCGCTGGTGGGCCTGCGTCTGGCGCTGCAAGAAGTGGCCCGGTTGGGCGTGCCTACCGCAGCCTCATATGGCAACACCGACGACTGCGCTGGCCTGATTCCCGGTGACCGCTGCTGGCACTATCCCGCCGACTGGCACGCCGAATTTTCGGTCATTGGCCTGCCCAGCCTGATTGCGCAAAAGCGCCCCACCATGCTGCTCAGTGTGGCAGGCTGGGACATCGGCACTCAGGAAATGGCGACCTACAACCGCGCCATGCGCCTAAAAGGAGTGACTGCGCCGCCGCCCAGCGTGCAGGCTCCCGGCGAATTCTGGTTTGGCGGGCGGCCCTACTTCGGCACGTCGTTCGCGGCTCCGGTAGTGGCGGGCGGGCTGGCGCTGTGGGCGCAGTGCAACCCCGGCGTCCCCTTTTTGCCGCTGCTCCTAACGCCGGGTGTGGCTCCCATGAATCTGGCTGCTCTGGGAACCTGCCCGTAA
- a CDS encoding tetratricopeptide repeat protein, whose amino-acid sequence MRLRTLGGVSIEGGKYGREKPLLVLAYLALEGPQPRRHLAELFWPSAEGPQQLNNLNQHLIRLRPLGHVVHEDGQLLRTDLTCDAREFQDHVCAGRQADALNAYSGAFLTGLKTELGEELEEWVLGVRETLARAARALHLTLAEDWQARGDVVQAAHGAEAAYRLPGAPPPEPEDLPRLFRLLSAGQHPLADTIRREARELGMTLTPQPVSSAPPLVGRTAELAQLQTLAAGQVGWLTGVPSIGKSALLSALAVRGGWRVLLGRAGLPFATLEPLASRPLTSTAEALALLGDPRLRVAIDGWEDADDATRAALSLAARQRPGAALLIAARSAPALPVDLHLTLGPLREADLSGHPGALAATGGNPALLRAFLRGASAHQSLEAHLAHLGPQARALLLALAAQDPPHLNATRAALDFSAADFAHTLDGLAREGLTTPEGHLRTPAPARELLAAQPIDTQLLHLRLARAHPHTSGWVHWQAAQHLWEDTDREAAAKAAHWHADQEMKRGYPARAAATLELAPQTDEVRLLRGWALIECGKALEALNLLASLPHTANVLAALGTATYKLGHFSEALAWAAALPTDGSLSSAHGSMIRGNVALKEHEFLCAQKHYRLAAQVYRLNNDVPSALIAENLLATLAVQLGAEARQIFPALVQASSAYARQKALVLCNFAYSLTSTPDTTDKSYLEAENLYREAMRLQEILGDRHGIAQTLNSLAVNKHLQGKIGDAKRLYYQALECLKGSGDVRSMGLILSNIGEIEEDFTGFSENIEFLNGTGHGKLAEIIHKNLIADSFVGLEQSYVSSA is encoded by the coding sequence ATGAGACTCCGGACGCTGGGGGGCGTGTCTATAGAGGGCGGAAAGTACGGGCGTGAAAAGCCCCTGCTTGTGCTGGCTTACCTTGCGCTGGAAGGGCCGCAGCCGCGCCGTCATCTGGCCGAATTGTTTTGGCCGAGCGCCGAAGGGCCGCAACAACTGAACAACCTCAATCAGCACCTGATCCGGTTGCGGCCCCTGGGCCACGTGGTGCATGAAGACGGCCAACTGCTCCGAACAGACCTGACCTGCGATGCACGGGAGTTTCAGGATCATGTGTGTGCGGGGCGGCAGGCCGACGCCCTGAACGCCTACAGCGGGGCGTTTCTCACGGGCCTGAAAACTGAACTTGGGGAGGAGCTGGAAGAGTGGGTGTTGGGCGTGCGCGAAACCCTGGCCCGCGCTGCCCGCGCCCTTCACTTGACGCTGGCCGAAGACTGGCAGGCACGCGGCGACGTGGTGCAGGCCGCGCACGGGGCCGAAGCCGCCTACCGCCTTCCCGGCGCACCGCCCCCCGAACCCGAAGACTTGCCGCGCCTGTTCCGGCTCCTCAGTGCTGGGCAGCATCCCTTGGCCGACACGATTCGCCGTGAAGCCCGCGAATTGGGTATGACCCTGACGCCTCAGCCGGTGTCTTCTGCGCCGCCACTGGTGGGCCGCACCGCTGAACTGGCCCAGCTTCAGACCCTCGCGGCGGGGCAGGTAGGCTGGCTGACCGGGGTGCCGAGTATCGGCAAGAGTGCCCTGCTGTCGGCTCTTGCCGTGCGTGGCGGCTGGCGCGTGCTGCTGGGCCGGGCCGGATTGCCCTTTGCGACCCTCGAACCCTTGGCTTCCCGGCCTCTTACCAGCACCGCCGAAGCCTTGGCCCTGCTGGGCGATCCCCGTCTGCGCGTGGCGATAGACGGCTGGGAAGATGCCGACGACGCCACTCGCGCCGCCCTGAGTTTGGCGGCCCGCCAACGTCCCGGCGCGGCCCTCCTGATCGCCGCCCGCAGCGCCCCCGCCTTGCCCGTAGACCTGCACCTGACGCTTGGCCCCCTTCGTGAGGCCGACCTGAGCGGGCATCCCGGTGCGTTGGCGGCCACCGGGGGAAATCCGGCCCTGCTGCGGGCGTTCCTGCGCGGTGCATCTGCACACCAGAGCCTCGAAGCCCATCTGGCGCACCTCGGCCCCCAAGCGCGTGCGCTGCTGCTGGCCCTCGCCGCCCAAGACCCGCCCCACCTGAACGCCACCCGCGCCGCCCTTGACTTCAGCGCCGCCGACTTTGCCCACACGCTCGATGGGCTGGCCCGCGAAGGGCTGACCACCCCGGAAGGCCACCTGCGCACCCCCGCCCCCGCCCGCGAATTGCTGGCCGCACAGCCCATAGACACGCAACTGCTGCATCTGCGTTTGGCCCGTGCCCACCCGCACACCAGCGGTTGGGTTCATTGGCAGGCCGCCCAGCATCTCTGGGAAGACACTGACCGGGAAGCGGCGGCCAAAGCAGCCCACTGGCACGCCGATCAGGAAATGAAACGCGGTTATCCGGCACGGGCGGCGGCCACGTTGGAACTGGCCCCGCAGACGGATGAGGTGCGGCTGCTGCGGGGGTGGGCGCTAATTGAGTGCGGCAAGGCCCTAGAAGCTTTGAATCTTTTGGCATCCTTACCACACACCGCGAATGTGCTGGCCGCTTTAGGAACCGCAACCTATAAACTAGGTCATTTTTCAGAAGCACTTGCTTGGGCGGCTGCCCTCCCCACTGACGGCAGCTTAAGTTCAGCGCATGGCAGCATGATCAGAGGCAACGTCGCTTTGAAAGAACATGAGTTCTTGTGCGCTCAGAAGCATTACCGTTTGGCGGCTCAGGTCTACCGCCTCAATAATGACGTGCCTTCTGCCTTGATTGCCGAGAATTTACTGGCGACCCTTGCTGTTCAGTTAGGGGCAGAGGCAAGGCAGATTTTTCCAGCACTCGTGCAGGCCAGTTCGGCCTACGCACGGCAAAAGGCGCTGGTGCTATGCAACTTCGCCTATAGTCTGACATCAACGCCGGACACTACAGATAAATCTTATCTGGAGGCGGAAAATCTATATAGAGAAGCCATGAGGCTTCAAGAGATTTTGGGAGATAGGCATGGAATCGCCCAGACATTAAATTCACTTGCGGTCAACAAACATCTGCAAGGCAAGATTGGTGACGCCAAAAGGTTATATTATCAAGCTTTGGAATGTCTGAAGGGCAGTGGCGACGTTAGATCAATGGGATTGATTCTCAGCAATATAGGGGAAATAGAAGAAGACTTCACTGGTTTCAGCGAAAATATTGAATTTCTCAACGGTACTGGTCACGGCAAATTAGCTGAAATCATCCATAAAAACCTTATAGCCGATTCATTTGTAGGGTTGGAGCAGAGTTACGTTTCATCAGCCTAA